One Vitis vinifera cultivar Pinot Noir 40024 chromosome 8, ASM3070453v1 genomic window carries:
- the LOC100263030 gene encoding protein N-terminal and lysine N-methyltransferase EFM7, whose product MDIALFSPSSLFADDEGCDSDGEKMGTQQSYVERKHDFPGTELLIREFSFHQLNANLLWPGTFAFAEWLVQHRSWIEGRRSFELGSGTGALAIFLRKSFQLDITTSDYNDQEIEENIAYNCRVNGITPILPHIKHSWGDNFPIADPDWDLIIASDILLYVKQYPNLIKTLSFLLKFYKPKDDSAISIMENEHKNETYEGLPQPAFLMSWRRRIGKEDESLFFTGCKNAGLEVKHMGSRVFCITPREATARTAMEELTSDAST is encoded by the exons ATGGATATTGCGCTCTTCTCCCCTTCTTCGCTTTTTGCAGACGATGAGGGCTGCGATTCTG ATGGCGAAAAGATGGGGACCCAGCAGAGCTACGTCGAAAGAAAGCACGATTTTCCTGGAACG GAATTGCTGATCCGAGAATTTTCTTTTCACCAGCTAAATGCTAATTTACTCTGGCCAGGGACATTTGCATTTGCAGAATGGTTAGTTCAGCATCGGTCCTGGATAGAAGGACGGCGCAGCTTTGAATTGGGCAG TGGCACTGGAGCTTTAGCCATTTTTCTAAGAAAATCATTTCAACTTGACATCACAACTTCAGACTATAATGACCAGGAAATTGAAGAGAATATAGCTTATAACTGCCGGGTGAATGGAATTACACCTATCCTTCCTCATATAAAGC ATTCATGGGGAGACAACTTTCCAATTGCTGACCCAGATTGGGACCTGATTATTGCAAGTGATATCTTATTGT ATGTGAAACAGTACCCAAACTTGATAAAGACTCTTTCCTTTCTCCTCAAATTTTACAAACCAAAAGATGACTCAGCAATTTCAATCATGGAGAATGAACACAAAAATG AAACATATGAGGGGCTGCCCCAGCCAGCATTTTTAATGAGTTGGAGACGCAGAATTGGAAAGGAGGATGAGTCACTCTTCTTTACTGGTTGCAAGAATGCTGGTCTTGAAGTAAAGCACATGGGTTCCCGTGTTTTTTGCATCACACCTAGAGAAGCAACTGCAAGAACAGCAATGGAAGAATTAACCAGTGATGCCAGCACTTAG
- the LOC100256304 gene encoding GDSL esterase/lipase WDL1 — MVGPPRPQFVLFGSSIVQFSYSNQGWGAILADLYARKADVVLRGYSGWNSRRALQVLDQVFPKDAAVQPSLVIVYFGGNDSMHPHPSGLGPHVPLPEYVENMKKIAVHLKSLSEQTRVIFLSAPPINEAQIRETLSGRLGTLGRTNECCGIYSEACLELCKEVGVKAIDLWTAIQQQDDWLNVCFTDGIHLSSEGSKVVVKEILKVLEEAEWEPSLHWKSLPSEFDDDSPYNPGSPVGKTTLKVADINLHREIEWN, encoded by the exons ATGGTTGGGCCACCGAGACCCCAGTTTGTGCTGTTCGGTTCATCCATAGTACAGTTCAGTTACAGCAACCAAGGATGGGGCGCGATTCTCGCTGACCTCTACGCCCGTAAg GCGGATGTAGTGTTGCGTGGATATTCTGGGTGGAACTCAAGGCGTGCTCTCCAAGTTCTGGACCAAGTGTTTCCAAAG GATGCTGCTGTGCAGCCATCTTTGGTGATAGTCTATTTTGGTGGTAACGACTCGATGCACCCTCACCCATCTGGTCTAGGCCCCCATGTACCACTTCCTGAATATGTTGAAAACATGAAGAAGATTGCTGTTCATCTCAAG AGCCTTTCAGAGCAAACACGCGTTATCTTTCTTAGTGCTCCTCCTATCAACGAGGCACAAATCCGCGAGACACTGAG TGGAAGACTGGGGACCCTGGGTCGGACAAATGAGTGCTGCGGAATATATTCAGAGGCTTGTTTAGAGTTGTGCAAAGAAGTGGGCGTGAAGGCTATTGATCTTTGGACTGCAATTCAGCAACAGGATGATTGGTTAAATGTTTGCTTCAC GGACGGCATCCATTTGTCAAGTGAAGGGAGCAAGGTAGTAGTGAAGGAGATACTGAAGGTGCTCGAAGAAGCTGAGTGGGAGCCCAGTCTACACTGGAAGTCATTGCCTAGTGAATTCGATGATGATTCACCCTATAATCCTGGTAGTCCTGTTGGCAAGACCACCCTCAAGGTTGCTGACATCAACTTACACAGGGAGATAGAGTGGAACTAA